The Arthrobacter russicus genome has a segment encoding these proteins:
- a CDS encoding Asp23/Gls24 family envelope stress response protein, whose translation MSNQPTAAKPAVQNDAKAAQNPDNAGKTTIEDGVVAKVVGIATRDVAGVYALGGGAARAIGAIRDAVGNTDLTQGVSVEVGEKQVAVDITMVVEYPKPLKSVADEVRSAVYSAVEELVGLDVVEVNITISDIHIPSEDKDDSQTKEESKNTETAKNITSGSRVE comes from the coding sequence ATGAGCAACCAGCCCACAGCAGCAAAGCCAGCAGTCCAGAACGATGCGAAAGCCGCACAGAACCCGGACAACGCCGGCAAGACCACCATCGAAGACGGCGTCGTCGCGAAAGTAGTCGGCATCGCCACCCGTGACGTAGCCGGCGTGTATGCCCTCGGCGGCGGAGCAGCCCGGGCCATCGGAGCGATCCGGGACGCGGTCGGCAACACCGATCTGACCCAGGGTGTTTCGGTCGAGGTCGGCGAAAAGCAGGTAGCCGTGGACATCACCATGGTGGTCGAGTACCCGAAGCCGCTCAAGAGCGTCGCCGATGAGGTCCGTTCCGCCGTCTACTCCGCCGTGGAAGAACTGGTCGGCTTGGACGTGGTCGAAGTGAACATCACGATCAGCGACATCCACATCCCGTCCGAAGACAAAGACGATTCCCAGACCAAGGAAGAGTCCAAGAACACCGAGACCGCCAAGAACATCACCTCAGGGAGCCGAGTCGAATGA
- a CDS encoding CsbD family protein produces the protein MGIDDKAENKLQDLAGNAKEAAGNLTDNNELKAEGKADQAAAGAKDAVENVKDFAADAVENVKDFAQDAGANIKAAGEKLLDGFKKKD, from the coding sequence ATGGGAATCGACGACAAAGCAGAGAACAAGCTGCAGGATCTGGCCGGAAACGCCAAAGAGGCAGCCGGGAACTTGACGGACAACAATGAGCTCAAGGCCGAAGGCAAAGCCGATCAGGCCGCGGCCGGAGCCAAGGATGCGGTTGAGAACGTCAAGGACTTCGCAGCCGATGCGGTTGAGAACGTCAAGGACTTCGCGCAGGACGCCGGCGCCAACATCAAGGCCGCAGGCGAGAAGTTGCTGGACGGTTTCAAGAAGAAGGACTAA
- a CDS encoding RNA polymerase sigma factor has protein sequence MSENQSKAGTVPKINTASDALLVERALDGDVRSFEILARRYASLMRTYATRLLGSNAEADDVVQEALVVAWTTLDSLAEPAKAKSWLMRIVSHKSIDLVRKRKPSTDLDSVEVAAPARDSPERQALAGSQMSALSEALDRLPPMQRRCWTMREIGENSYEEIAEQLDMTSTAVRGQLARARTALMKEMEGWR, from the coding sequence GTGAGCGAGAACCAATCGAAAGCGGGAACCGTGCCCAAAATCAACACCGCCAGCGATGCGCTCCTGGTGGAGCGGGCGCTGGACGGCGATGTGCGCTCCTTTGAAATCCTGGCTCGTCGCTACGCCTCGCTGATGCGGACCTATGCAACCCGATTGCTGGGGTCCAATGCGGAAGCCGACGACGTCGTCCAAGAAGCGCTGGTCGTCGCCTGGACCACTCTGGACAGCCTGGCCGAACCGGCCAAGGCCAAAAGCTGGTTGATGCGGATCGTGAGCCACAAGAGCATCGACCTGGTGCGCAAGCGCAAACCGAGCACCGATCTGGATTCGGTGGAAGTGGCCGCACCGGCGCGCGACTCTCCCGAACGGCAAGCTCTGGCCGGTTCGCAGATGAGCGCATTGTCCGAGGCGCTGGACCGTTTGCCGCCGATGCAACGACGATGCTGGACCATGCGGGAGATAGGCGAAAACAGCTATGAAGAGATTGCGGAGCAGCTCGACATGACCAGCACAGCCGTTCGCGGACAATTGGCCAGGGCACGGACCGCCTTGATGAAGGAAATGGAGGGGTGGCGATGA
- a CDS encoding copper homeostasis protein CutC — translation MNQAGHPVPVLEIAIASAAGAVAAQLGGADRLELCNALELGGVTPSAGLTASVLAATELPVHVLIRPRPGDFCYDASEIGTAEHEAQLLARQGAAGIVLGALTGDGQIDVAATSRIIAAAKSVAPAVEITFHKAFDQSADPLPALQLLAGLGVDRVLSSGQAQRARDGIPVLSAMAAQRSGVQIMAGGGVLPADIADLSRLARVDAVHFSAKRPGPSAANVGISLGSADGADPNAYFVTDQALVRQARAEIAALAGAGQNSGQ, via the coding sequence GTGAACCAGGCAGGCCATCCGGTACCGGTCCTGGAAATCGCGATCGCCTCGGCTGCCGGTGCCGTCGCCGCGCAGCTCGGCGGTGCCGATCGGCTCGAATTGTGCAATGCGCTGGAACTCGGCGGCGTCACCCCTTCCGCAGGACTCACCGCAAGCGTTTTGGCGGCCACGGAGCTGCCGGTGCATGTCCTGATCCGTCCGCGCCCGGGAGATTTCTGCTACGACGCTTCGGAAATCGGCACGGCCGAACACGAGGCCCAGCTGTTGGCCCGGCAAGGCGCTGCCGGCATCGTACTGGGTGCCTTGACCGGTGACGGCCAGATCGACGTGGCAGCAACTTCCCGGATCATCGCCGCAGCGAAGTCAGTCGCTCCGGCGGTGGAAATAACCTTCCACAAGGCCTTCGACCAGTCGGCTGATCCGTTGCCGGCCTTGCAGCTCCTGGCCGGACTCGGGGTGGACCGGGTGCTCAGCTCCGGCCAGGCGCAGCGCGCCCGGGACGGCATCCCGGTCTTGTCTGCGATGGCCGCACAACGCAGCGGCGTCCAAATCATGGCCGGCGGCGGGGTCCTTCCAGCGGATATCGCAGACCTTTCCCGGCTGGCCAGGGTGGACGCCGTGCACTTCAGCGCGAAGCGCCCCGGGCCGTCGGCAGCGAACGTCGGGATATCCCTGGGTTCTGCGGACGGCGCGGACCCCAACGCCTATTTCGTCACGGACCAGGCCCTGGTGCGCCAAGCCCGCGCCGAGATTGCGGCGTTGGCCGGCGCCGGTCAAAACTCCGGTCAATAG
- a CDS encoding DUF2630 family protein, which yields MNSKEIHDHISELVQREQDLRREAPSEGVSAERAAELQDLEVQLDRCWDLLRQRRARIDAGENPNDAKLRSVQEVEGYRQ from the coding sequence ATGAACAGCAAAGAGATCCACGATCACATTTCAGAGCTGGTGCAACGGGAACAGGACCTGCGTCGGGAGGCCCCCTCCGAAGGCGTCTCCGCCGAACGTGCAGCAGAGCTGCAGGATCTCGAAGTCCAACTCGACCGGTGCTGGGATTTGCTCCGCCAACGCCGCGCCCGGATCGATGCCGGGGAAAACCCGAATGATGCGAAACTCCGCTCGGTGCAGGAAGTCGAAGGCTACCGGCAGTAG
- a CDS encoding ABC transporter ATP-binding protein produces MTDPKTAPPVPDREQSLLPRASGRAAAAELLRLAKPWAGSGVLAVLSLLLASLATLAVPLGVGAMVDVVTGNRPQEAMFWALGALLGAAALGGVCTWLGGTFVARFSEGALARLRQKVIGHLMRIRLVRIERAGLGDVVSRVSADVERVSSAAKSGVTQFVSATFTIVLTLFGLAALDYRFALAGLVAVPLQLWTLWRYLKKSAPIYAEQRVAEGARAQEILQSQYGRSTIDAFGVAEVFLGRIGASSRRTVDLERSVVRVLTVFFGRLNAAEFVGLGCILATGFWLYSAGEVSLGACSAAALFFAQLFNPINLALGLFDVVQQAGSALTRLVGVLSVPIAEAPQRPVPGAALVGPVAAKAISVRDLVVSYRPGHPVLHAVSTEIGIGEHVAVVGSSGAGKSTLGSAINGDREAESGQILIGGVPLSDLAPDELRSSVASVSQKTHVFSGTLAEDLRLVKPRASDEELHAALCEVGAGPWVAELPAGLATLVGAGGQQLSAVQEQQLALARIALIDPGIVVLDEATAEDTANSRSLEQAAARLIAGKTAVVIAHRLSQAAAADRIIVMAEGRIVQDGTHEELLAEPGRYRGLWDAWTASGVESA; encoded by the coding sequence GTGACCGACCCGAAAACTGCACCGCCGGTTCCGGACCGCGAACAATCGTTGCTGCCCCGGGCCAGCGGCCGGGCCGCGGCAGCCGAGCTGCTCCGCCTGGCCAAACCCTGGGCCGGCAGCGGTGTGCTCGCAGTGCTGAGCCTGTTGTTGGCTTCGCTCGCCACGCTTGCCGTGCCGCTCGGCGTGGGGGCCATGGTGGATGTGGTCACCGGAAACCGCCCGCAGGAAGCGATGTTCTGGGCACTGGGCGCGCTGCTCGGCGCTGCCGCCCTGGGCGGCGTCTGCACCTGGTTGGGCGGCACGTTCGTGGCACGCTTCAGCGAAGGGGCTCTGGCCCGGCTGCGGCAAAAGGTTATCGGGCATTTGATGCGGATCCGGCTGGTCCGGATCGAGCGGGCCGGCCTCGGTGACGTGGTCTCCCGGGTGAGCGCCGACGTCGAACGCGTATCCAGCGCGGCCAAGAGCGGCGTCACCCAGTTCGTCTCGGCGACCTTCACCATCGTGCTGACCCTGTTCGGCCTGGCCGCTTTGGACTACCGCTTCGCGCTCGCCGGCCTGGTCGCGGTCCCGTTGCAGCTTTGGACGCTGTGGCGATATCTGAAGAAATCCGCGCCGATCTATGCCGAACAGCGCGTCGCCGAAGGCGCCCGGGCGCAAGAGATCCTGCAAAGCCAATACGGCCGCAGCACGATCGACGCTTTCGGCGTGGCCGAGGTCTTCCTGGGCCGGATCGGAGCCAGCTCGCGGCGCACCGTGGATTTGGAGCGATCAGTGGTCCGCGTGCTCACGGTGTTCTTCGGCCGGTTGAACGCCGCGGAATTCGTCGGCCTCGGCTGCATCCTAGCCACCGGTTTCTGGTTGTATTCGGCCGGGGAGGTGAGCTTGGGCGCCTGTTCGGCAGCGGCGCTGTTCTTCGCCCAGCTGTTCAACCCGATCAACCTGGCCCTGGGACTGTTCGACGTCGTGCAGCAGGCCGGCTCGGCGCTGACCCGGCTGGTCGGAGTGCTGTCGGTGCCGATCGCCGAGGCTCCGCAGCGGCCAGTGCCCGGTGCCGCATTGGTTGGCCCCGTCGCGGCGAAGGCGATTTCGGTGCGCGACCTGGTGGTGAGCTATCGGCCCGGGCACCCGGTGCTGCATGCAGTGTCCACTGAGATCGGCATCGGTGAGCATGTTGCCGTGGTCGGTTCCAGCGGTGCCGGGAAGAGCACCCTGGGCTCGGCGATCAACGGCGACCGGGAAGCCGAGTCCGGGCAGATCCTGATCGGCGGCGTGCCGCTGAGCGATCTGGCTCCCGATGAGTTGCGCAGTTCGGTGGCATCGGTCAGCCAGAAGACCCATGTCTTTTCCGGCACGCTCGCCGAGGACCTGCGCCTGGTCAAACCCCGGGCCAGCGATGAGGAACTGCATGCGGCACTCTGCGAGGTCGGTGCCGGGCCTTGGGTCGCCGAGCTGCCGGCCGGCTTGGCGACGCTGGTCGGAGCCGGTGGGCAGCAGCTCAGCGCGGTGCAGGAACAACAGCTGGCACTCGCCCGGATCGCTTTGATCGATCCCGGAATCGTGGTGCTGGACGAGGCCACTGCGGAAGACACCGCCAACTCGAGGAGTTTGGAACAGGCCGCCGCCCGGTTGATCGCCGGCAAAACCGCCGTCGTGATCGCGCACCGGCTCTCCCAAGCGGCGGCTGCGGACCGGATCATCGTGATGGCGGAGGGCCGGATCGTGCAGGACGGGACCCATGAGGAATTGCTCGCGGAGCCGGGACGCTACCGCGGGCTCTGGGATGCCTGGACTGCGTCCGGAGTGGAATCGGCGTAA
- a CDS encoding ABC transporter ATP-binding protein, with translation MPHDGAIAVPTERPSSAKVLRSFLRPRGKGVLVAALLFTGHQIGEAMVPISIGLVIDLAVRRSSVGDLVLWLGVLALVFVGLSFCFRGGARVSIVNEQGIAHDLRMRLLNRELQGRGSGRTSGQMLSIASSDAQRVGDFAGVVSFGVAAVAVIGFASWQLLTVSWLLALVILLGAPLLLLLVGLLAKAFERHSSSEQEAAARTASMATDYLKGLRTLKALGATEAAGSRYREQSQTARLHSTRAAGSLAALSGLTVFINGLYLLVIALIGGQLALSGAMSIGALITALGLAQLLLGPLQTLARTSSMTAQARASALRISDALLDGGIADAAPDPAGTAPESGFPRPEPGLLTAVLCPDPRRAAAFVADFGARSGPGTLVDQHHTVLFNGSLAENVALAAAGSRQLAEAVETACLGDLLEALPEGLESGIGDDGEWLSGGQRQRVGLARALAADPRVLVLQDPTSAVDSVTEGDIARRLRAMRAGKTTVLITESPALVNICDRVVQL, from the coding sequence GTGCCCCACGATGGGGCGATCGCCGTACCGACCGAACGTCCGAGCTCGGCGAAAGTCTTGCGCAGCTTCTTGCGGCCGCGTGGCAAAGGCGTGCTCGTGGCGGCCTTGCTCTTCACCGGCCACCAGATCGGCGAGGCCATGGTCCCGATCTCGATCGGCTTGGTGATCGATCTGGCGGTCCGGCGCAGCAGTGTCGGCGACCTGGTGCTCTGGCTCGGCGTCCTGGCACTGGTCTTCGTGGGCCTGTCCTTCTGCTTCCGTGGCGGGGCGAGGGTCAGCATCGTCAATGAACAAGGGATTGCGCACGACCTGCGGATGCGGCTATTGAATCGGGAACTGCAAGGCAGAGGATCCGGACGCACGTCGGGGCAAATGCTCAGCATCGCGAGTTCGGATGCCCAACGGGTCGGTGATTTCGCCGGTGTGGTCTCCTTCGGGGTCGCCGCGGTGGCGGTCATCGGCTTTGCGAGCTGGCAGCTTTTGACCGTTTCCTGGCTTTTGGCGCTGGTCATCCTGCTCGGTGCGCCGTTGTTGCTTCTGCTGGTCGGGCTTCTGGCCAAGGCGTTCGAGCGGCACAGCAGCTCGGAGCAGGAAGCCGCGGCGCGGACCGCGTCGATGGCGACGGACTACTTGAAAGGGCTGCGGACGCTCAAAGCCCTCGGTGCCACCGAAGCCGCGGGTTCCCGGTACCGGGAACAAAGCCAAACCGCCAGGCTGCATTCGACCCGGGCGGCGGGGAGCCTGGCTGCGCTCAGCGGCTTGACGGTCTTCATCAACGGGCTTTATCTGCTGGTGATCGCCTTGATCGGCGGGCAGCTCGCGTTGTCCGGCGCGATGAGCATCGGGGCCTTGATCACCGCGCTCGGCTTGGCCCAGTTGCTGCTGGGGCCGCTGCAGACTTTGGCCCGCACCAGCAGCATGACCGCGCAGGCCAGGGCCTCGGCGCTGCGCATCTCGGATGCCTTGCTGGACGGCGGAATCGCCGACGCTGCGCCGGATCCTGCCGGCACTGCGCCGGAGTCGGGGTTCCCCCGGCCGGAGCCGGGGTTGCTGACCGCCGTGCTCTGCCCGGATCCGCGCAGGGCGGCAGCCTTCGTCGCTGATTTCGGCGCGCGCAGTGGCCCGGGGACCCTTGTGGATCAACACCATACGGTGCTTTTCAACGGCAGCTTGGCCGAGAACGTCGCGCTGGCTGCGGCCGGAAGCCGGCAGCTGGCCGAGGCCGTCGAAACCGCCTGCCTGGGCGATCTGCTCGAGGCGCTCCCGGAAGGCCTGGAATCCGGAATCGGCGACGACGGCGAATGGCTCTCCGGAGGCCAGCGGCAACGGGTCGGCTTGGCCCGTGCGCTCGCCGCCGATCCCCGGGTATTGGTGCTGCAGGATCCGACGTCGGCGGTGGACTCGGTGACCGAAGGGGACATCGCCCGCCGGCTCCGTGCGATGCGCGCCGGGAAGACTACGGTCCTGATCACCGAAAGCCCGGCCTTGGTCAACATCTGCGATCGGGTGGTGCAGCTGTGA
- a CDS encoding MFS transporter: protein MAVSTSNNANGPAVSGSSIEDQLEQMPVGRTHWKIIITLGLGLFFDLYGIFLSGSIGVALTSNFELSEGPALSILAAVTFFGMFLGSVFLGGLADKIGRRRAFLLNLVWFSLWSVVAAFSPTFWFLIIIRGLAGVGLGALYPVADSYLQEILPKEHRGWLASWTYTISFLAVPLVGFLAILLNGAEFLGGTGWRWLLALGGIGGLLVLLLRHNLVESPRWLAAQGRAEEAKAALQVFADGSEVKLLPVLALESAPCQAQRRRFSRARWKSLSRPLYRKRMVMLVVFHLFQTFGYFGFGTLAMLVLLSRGQTVTNSLLFISLSFLGYPTGSLISTPLIQLIERKTLLIGSVIMMAAFGMAFAISTDATLIIAFGFLLALTNNVFSNVYHIYQAEIFPTESRATAIGWSYSVSRLSSAALPFILLPVLHAWGPVAAFSLVAVALLIACAAIGFLGPRTSGRPLAEISPL from the coding sequence ATGGCAGTTTCAACGTCGAACAACGCCAATGGGCCGGCAGTTTCCGGGAGCAGCATCGAAGACCAGCTCGAACAGATGCCGGTGGGGCGGACCCATTGGAAGATCATCATCACCTTGGGGCTGGGGCTGTTCTTCGACCTTTACGGGATTTTCCTCTCCGGATCGATCGGCGTGGCGCTCACTAGCAATTTCGAGCTCAGCGAAGGACCGGCATTGAGCATCCTCGCCGCGGTGACGTTTTTCGGCATGTTCCTCGGTTCGGTGTTTTTGGGCGGCCTCGCGGACAAGATCGGCCGACGGCGCGCTTTCCTGTTGAACCTCGTCTGGTTCTCGCTGTGGTCGGTCGTCGCGGCCTTTTCGCCGACCTTCTGGTTCCTGATCATCATCCGGGGCCTGGCCGGCGTCGGGCTCGGCGCGCTCTATCCGGTAGCCGATTCCTACTTGCAGGAGATTCTGCCCAAGGAGCACCGCGGCTGGCTGGCCAGCTGGACCTATACGATTTCCTTCCTCGCGGTCCCCTTGGTGGGGTTCTTGGCGATCCTGCTGAACGGTGCGGAATTCCTGGGCGGCACCGGTTGGCGCTGGCTGCTGGCACTGGGCGGGATCGGCGGATTGCTGGTCTTGTTGCTGCGGCACAACCTGGTCGAATCGCCGCGTTGGCTCGCCGCCCAGGGCCGGGCCGAAGAGGCCAAAGCCGCGTTGCAGGTTTTCGCGGACGGCTCCGAGGTCAAACTGCTGCCGGTTCTGGCACTGGAATCGGCACCCTGCCAAGCCCAACGGCGTCGATTCTCGCGCGCACGGTGGAAGTCCCTGAGCCGCCCGCTGTATCGCAAACGCATGGTGATGCTGGTGGTTTTCCACCTCTTCCAGACCTTCGGCTATTTCGGTTTCGGGACGCTGGCCATGTTGGTGCTGCTGAGCCGGGGGCAAACCGTCACCAACTCGTTGCTCTTCATTTCGCTCTCTTTCCTCGGCTACCCGACCGGGTCCCTGATTTCGACGCCGCTCATCCAGCTGATCGAACGCAAGACCCTGCTGATCGGTTCGGTGATCATGATGGCAGCCTTCGGCATGGCGTTCGCGATCAGCACCGATGCCACTTTGATCATTGCTTTCGGATTCCTGCTGGCGCTGACCAACAACGTCTTCTCGAACGTTTACCACATCTATCAAGCCGAGATTTTCCCCACTGAGTCGCGGGCTACTGCGATCGGCTGGAGCTATTCGGTGTCCAGGTTGAGCAGCGCCGCACTGCCTTTCATCCTGCTCCCGGTACTGCACGCCTGGGGTCCGGTCGCGGCATTCTCGCTGGTGGCCGTGGCGCTGCTGATCGCCTGCGCCGCGATCGGCTTCCTGGGCCCGCGAACCAGTGGCCGGCCGTTGGCCGAGATCAGCCCGCTGTAG
- a CDS encoding putative protein N(5)-glutamine methyltransferase, with protein sequence MQGRQSSAEHSRLTAALRSAGCVFAEDEATVLLGAAADPGTLAQLLAQRVAGLPLEHIVGWAEFCGLRLAVGPGVFVPRKRTELMAREALRLVQPGVVVLDLCCGSGALGAAVLAAAPDVELYAADLDPQAVAYARRNLPDRAGVFTGDLFAPLPARLRGQIGVLMANAPYVPSGEIPLLPAEARLHEATAALDGGPDGLAVQRRVAEAAPEWLAPGGVLLIETSARQLPLTIGILENCGFAAWASQASETGATVVLGRLADSATSNGLG encoded by the coding sequence ATGCAGGGTCGCCAGTCTTCCGCAGAACATTCGCGGCTGACGGCGGCCCTGCGTTCTGCCGGCTGCGTTTTCGCCGAGGACGAGGCGACGGTACTGCTCGGCGCAGCGGCCGATCCGGGAACCCTGGCGCAGCTGCTCGCACAGCGGGTGGCCGGCCTGCCGTTGGAACACATCGTCGGTTGGGCAGAGTTCTGCGGGCTGCGGCTTGCCGTGGGTCCGGGTGTTTTCGTGCCGCGGAAACGCACCGAATTGATGGCCCGGGAGGCGCTGCGGCTGGTCCAGCCCGGTGTTGTGGTCCTGGACCTGTGCTGCGGCTCGGGAGCCCTGGGCGCCGCGGTTCTGGCCGCAGCGCCCGACGTCGAGCTCTACGCTGCGGATCTCGATCCGCAAGCGGTGGCTTATGCGCGACGGAACCTCCCCGACCGTGCGGGGGTGTTCACCGGCGATTTGTTCGCACCGCTGCCGGCCCGGCTGCGCGGGCAGATCGGGGTGCTGATGGCGAATGCCCCTTATGTGCCCAGCGGAGAGATTCCGCTGTTGCCGGCCGAGGCGCGACTGCATGAGGCGACGGCGGCGCTCGACGGCGGTCCGGACGGTTTGGCGGTGCAGCGTCGGGTGGCCGAAGCGGCGCCCGAGTGGTTGGCGCCCGGCGGAGTGCTGCTGATCGAAACCAGCGCCCGGCAGCTGCCGCTGACGATCGGGATTCTCGAAAACTGCGGCTTCGCGGCCTGGGCCTCGCAGGCTTCGGAGACCGGCGCCACGGTCGTGCTCGGCCGCTTGGCCGATTCTGCTACTTCCAACGGCCTGGGCTAA
- a CDS encoding DsbA family protein yields the protein MNSQNQPKMSKAERTAAAREKAREIRAAELKRQKRNGWLIRGGVVAAAIAVIAVIALVVVTTMRNNAPIADSGPVPANVNAYGGIVFGANNAVIPPSTNDSTVDKNTLPAAPTASPTAVIDPEQIGIKATPVGQPVQVVVYLDFICEFCKAFEQTNASVLKQFQDAGQITLEYRPAGLLDGASTTNYSSRASNVAACVADQAPDKYLDFVAALYQNQPAEGGTGLSNDQLKQYAKDAGANVDSCVDNATYRPMIQYVTSQAQAHGITSTPTIFVDGQSYRSQAQGFTDFQAYVQGVIDAKK from the coding sequence ATGAACTCACAAAACCAACCGAAGATGTCCAAGGCCGAGCGTACTGCTGCGGCCCGGGAAAAAGCCCGGGAGATCCGGGCAGCGGAACTGAAGCGGCAGAAGCGCAACGGCTGGTTGATCCGGGGCGGTGTGGTCGCGGCAGCAATCGCGGTGATCGCGGTGATCGCCCTGGTGGTGGTCACCACCATGCGCAACAACGCGCCGATTGCGGACAGCGGCCCGGTGCCGGCGAATGTCAATGCCTATGGCGGCATCGTCTTCGGAGCCAACAATGCGGTGATCCCGCCCAGCACCAATGACTCGACGGTGGACAAGAACACGCTGCCGGCGGCTCCCACCGCGAGCCCGACCGCGGTGATCGATCCGGAGCAGATCGGGATCAAGGCCACCCCGGTGGGCCAGCCGGTGCAGGTCGTCGTGTACCTGGACTTCATTTGCGAGTTCTGCAAGGCTTTCGAGCAGACCAATGCCAGCGTGCTGAAGCAGTTCCAAGATGCCGGGCAGATCACTCTCGAGTACCGGCCTGCCGGGCTGCTCGACGGGGCTTCGACCACGAACTACTCGTCACGCGCTTCGAACGTTGCGGCGTGCGTCGCGGACCAGGCGCCCGACAAGTATCTCGACTTCGTGGCTGCGCTGTACCAAAACCAGCCTGCTGAAGGCGGCACCGGGCTGAGCAACGACCAGCTCAAGCAGTACGCCAAAGATGCGGGCGCGAATGTGGACAGCTGCGTCGACAACGCCACCTACCGGCCGATGATCCAATATGTGACCAGCCAGGCGCAGGCGCACGGCATCACCTCTACGCCGACGATCTTCGTCGACGGCCAGAGCTACCGTTCGCAGGCCCAGGGCTTCACTGACTTCCAGGCCTACGTCCAGGGCGTCATCGACGCGAAGAAGTAG
- a CDS encoding DsbA family protein: protein MSPQNEPRTSKAERTAAAREQAKLIREAEAKRQKRNSWLIRGGVLVAAVAIIVVVALIVVNTMRNNAPIADSGPVPANMNTFGGYEVGKDLKPVAPTASANTVDKGSVPAATAGVTPSPDLANTGIAASASGQPVSVVIYLDFLCPFCKTFETSNGEALKQLANDGKITLEYRPTGLLDGNSTTNYSSRAAAAAAAVANTAPDKYLDFFTKLYDNQPQEGGAGLSNDQLKQYAKDLGINVDAAIDDKTYRPYVQYATALATAKGGVTGTPTAYIDGQVFKTQTQDFSDFKTSVQSAIDAKK from the coding sequence ATGAGTCCACAGAACGAACCCAGGACGAGCAAGGCCGAACGTACGGCCGCAGCACGTGAACAGGCAAAGCTGATCCGTGAGGCCGAGGCCAAACGGCAGAAGCGAAATAGCTGGTTGATTCGCGGTGGCGTCCTGGTCGCGGCGGTGGCGATCATCGTGGTGGTTGCTCTGATCGTCGTCAACACGATGCGGAACAACGCCCCGATTGCGGACAGCGGTCCGGTCCCGGCGAACATGAACACCTTCGGCGGTTATGAAGTCGGCAAAGACCTGAAACCGGTTGCGCCGACTGCCTCCGCCAACACCGTGGACAAGGGCTCGGTTCCGGCGGCGACCGCAGGAGTTACGCCCAGCCCGGATTTGGCCAACACCGGGATCGCCGCCTCGGCCTCGGGCCAGCCAGTCAGCGTGGTCATCTACTTGGACTTCCTCTGCCCGTTCTGCAAGACCTTCGAAACCAGCAATGGCGAAGCCCTCAAGCAACTGGCCAACGATGGCAAAATCACTCTCGAGTACCGGCCCACCGGCCTGCTCGATGGCAACAGCACAACGAACTACTCCTCCAGGGCGGCGGCCGCAGCAGCCGCAGTAGCCAACACGGCCCCGGACAAGTATCTGGATTTCTTCACCAAGCTCTACGACAACCAGCCGCAAGAAGGCGGTGCGGGTCTGAGCAACGATCAGCTCAAGCAATACGCGAAGGACTTGGGGATCAACGTCGACGCCGCGATCGACGACAAGACCTACCGGCCGTACGTCCAATACGCGACCGCGCTCGCCACGGCGAAGGGCGGAGTCACGGGAACCCCGACAGCCTATATCGACGGCCAGGTGTTCAAGACCCAGACCCAAGATTTCTCGGATTTCAAAACGTCAGTCCAAAGCGCGATCGACGCCAAAAAATAA